From Halichondria panicea chromosome 12, odHalPani1.1, whole genome shotgun sequence, a single genomic window includes:
- the LOC135345390 gene encoding uncharacterized protein LOC135345390 encodes MTNISEVKQKSQLDITTDHENQTDTNHEEVSSIGDQSLVTMHSRRCKWSWLLTIIILLVVIVVLTVVVLAVLLPVLKLELSHSDTSTSPPPIVYTTVSESTPTVSTFHTATIDVTVAGGTTPASDLPINVNSIYQLPKVSAIFVDSFIKHTIDFLILSIFGGSWLPQGAFIDFTINDCQKLDVERTVMNKSLSLDVTGPIQHVDEGYYLDGSSLTYSITPSQDIVSSSCDCPVILVIYNDLEIYNEFLNQKTGIQTGFIVDFCFNRDELSTKIVVDKNSYLYAGLVICTTIVHTTINLRLSEISYQYNILAIAEKPLSRCTVIHHYINTCTINSLSNVYQENDELCVVALVSPRLSPLAPTCTPPNNGKQCTANFFVLVSAITLLFTV; translated from the exons ATGACTAACATCAGTGAGGTGAAGCAGAAAAGTCAGCTTGACATCACTACAG ATCATGAAAACCAAACTGACACCAATCACGAAGAAGTATCCAGCATTGGCGATCAATCTCTGGTGACAATG CATTCAAGGCGTTGCAAATGGTCGTGGCTGTTGACGATAATAATCCTATTGGTTGTCATTGTGGTACTAACAGTGGTGGTCTTAGCAGTCTTACTGCCTGTTCTCAAACTAGAGCTATCTCATTCTGATACGTCAACTTCACCTCCACCCATCGTATATACTACTGTTTCTGAATCGACTCCAACAGTGAGTACATTTCATACAGCTACAATAGACGTCACCGTAGCAGGTGGCACGACTCCTGCATCAGACCTACCCatcaatgtaaacagcatatATCAACTGCCTAAAGTGTCAGCAATCTTCGTTGACTCATTTATCAAACATACAATCGATTTCTTAATTTTATCTATATTCGGAGGGAGCTGGCTGCCTCAAGGGGCCTTCATTGACTTCACGATCAACGATTGTCAAAAATTGGATGTTGAACGTACAGTAATGAATAAGTCGTTGTCTTTGGATGTAACTGGACCAATACAACACGTTGACGAAGGCTATTATTTGGATGGGTCCAGTCTAACATATTCAATTACCCCATCTCAAGATATTGTGTCCAGCTCATGTGATTGCCCAGTTATTCTAGTGATATATAATGACCTGGAAATATATAACGAGTTTCTGAATCAGAAAACTGGTATACAAACTGGTTTTATCGTTGACTTTTGCTTCAATCGAGACGAGCTGTCTACAAAAATAGTGGTTGATAAAAACTCCTATTTATACGCTGGTCTGGTGATCTGTACCACTATTGTACATACTACCATCAATCTACGCCTCTCTGAAATTTCTTACCAATATAATATCCTTGCGATTGCGGAGAAACCCTTGAGCAGGTGCACCGTTATCCATCACTACATCAACACCTGTACTATAAATTCGCTCTCTAATGTGTACCAGGAAAACGATGAACTGTGTGTTGTTGCTCTGGTATCTCCGAGACTATCTCCTCTTGCTCCTACTTGTACTCCCCCTAACAACGGCAAACAGTGCACTGCTAATTTCTTTGTTTTAGTATCTGCAATAACGCTATTATTTAcagtttaa
- the LOC135345379 gene encoding uncharacterized protein LOC135345379 isoform X1 codes for MSESAEYKAFKDCHSSLITCIKQSPKDICDHLLPFEILAPNDRDYLKNDTHDDGDKARRILDAVLLQMENSPLVFHSFVSALEKAGSFTKAGVQRLKDALQRRNQEQCDQSQRIEESGYESYPINLLQPFPMPFGFVMADETISGILELPSVDDKETLPNPLEHPPDDAEVGADLRAAATSRQEAPTVDTFEGRLLQTFQSREFEQAIELLSQAESQYIDLRGVSDADGKTLLHLACRNDWMDWHGIVCSLIDKHHCDVTAVDEDGNTPLHEAYQCGNLLSVKYLLSLPTCNPDAVNKHEYTVLRMALEKNDRKSVRNLLATGRVDPRKGSSCGHTYPELLAINQLQPQPQNYDGSALQMVTQFAKCMESSKCSICPPFTSYCLRDTLHKILKNRDQVSIPKIVDCIKENMLPLPANPDKIHDLLVDIQSLSDEFNICTNELGELQVQRRDTALRYESYPVSLLQPFPMPSGFVIANETISVLELPTMGDGDGETLPDPLEHPPDDAEVGADLRAAAISRQEAPTVDSFEGRLLQTFQSGEFYQAIEILSKAEYQSIDLRSVSDADGKTLLHLACRKGGVDWKSIVCSLIDKHHCDVAAMDEDGNTPLHEAYQYVNLSIVEYLLSLPTCNPDTINKQEYTVLRMALELNDKRTVRDLLATGQVDPRKGSSRGHTYPELLAMNQLQPHNYDGSALQMVTQFSECMESSKCSICPPFTSYCLHDTLHKILKNRDQVSITEIVNCIKENMLPLPANSDKIHDLLMHIQSLSDEFDIRTDELGELQVQRRDTALRYERNLLQPFPMPSGYVMADQTTSDILELPTTDDGKTLPDPLEHPPDDAEVGADLRAAATSRQKAPSVDSLLQTFQSGEFEQVIELLSQAESQSIDLRGVSDADGKTLLHLACRKNWVEWHHIVCSLVDKHHCDVAAVDEDGNTPLHEAYQCGNLLSVEYLLSIPTSNPDAINKHEYTVLRMSLEADDRKTVRDLLATGRVDPRKGSSRGHTYPELLAMNQLQPQDYDGSALQMVTQFSECMESSKCSICPPFTSYCLRDTLHKILKNRNQVSITGIVNYIKKNLLPLPVIPDEIHGLLLALSDEFDMCGEPTNNFGGIQVKKKGARSAAAHFQHDIQQQRAGQSPGNFELLAASSFTEVEVPAAAKNITEDEETPDYHSDASDAVPLLQQSHTEVQKSTRSCNIDESDVYCAYTMCLFCYFCWFVVFLILGICGAVLYNGYSFVGTTDVVQIHRQSVPLIAIHNLSANFIRLTEINETDLVPISFYMLNDCSSKDVFIDIKINEIVTVSFDSSTDKSKAVTEWYLLGNTTLTVDITTVVISNFSTNHCIAFFLVFDSVNKFSNFISSSSLDKEFYYKECIANEKSQTMNITFNKPSYYYIGLYTDIPTEATTFSLHFLGTYLQYEISNGNAVCTIDSLDNLNCDFSPNILNTNQQSCIVGSVPPIYTDTQFGVKRATVALYTAANSDAAIDAYFFIPLLLSVFSFCTVTICFCSKFFYDS; via the exons ATGTCTGAGTCAGCTGAGTACAAAGCATTCAAGGACTGTCACAGCAGTCTTATTACTTGCATCAAGCAGTCTCCCAAAGATATCTGTGATCATTTACTCCCTTTTGAGATTCTAGCACCAAACGATCGAGATTATCTCAAGAATGACACTCATGATGATGGTGACAAAGCACGACGAATACTTGATGCTGTACTGCTCCAGATGGAAAATAGTCCACTGGTTTTTCATTCATTCGTTAGTGCTCTTGAAAAAGCTGGTAGTTTTACGAAGGCTGGTGTACAAAGACTCAAGGATGCATTACAGAGACGAAATCAAGAACAGTGCGATCAAAGTCAAAGAATAGAAGAGAGTG GATATGAGAGCTATCCAATAAACCTGCTACAACCATTTCCTATGCCGTTTGGATTTGTCATGGCTGACGAAACTATATCAG GCATTCTTGAATTACCCTCCGTGGATGATAAAGAGACACTACCTAATCCATTAGAGCACCCTCCTGATGACGCTGAAGTAGGAGCAGACCTCAGAGCAGCTGCAACAAGTCGACAAGAAGCCCCTACTG TTGATACATTTGAAGGACGATTGCTACAAACCTTCCAAAGTAGAGAATTTGAACAAGCCATTGAGCTTCTATCTCAGGCTGAAAGTCAGTACATTGATCTGAGAGGTGTGTCTGATGCAGATGGCAAAACTCTCCTTCATCTTGCATGTCGTAATGACTGGATGGACTGGCATGGCATTGTGTGTAGCCTCATCGATAAACACCATTGCGATGTCACAGCAGTAGATGAAGATGGGAACACACCTCTTCATGAGGCATATCAATGTGGCAATCTCTTATCAGTAAAGTATCTGCTTAGCTTACCGACTTGTAATCCTGATGCAGTCAACAAGCACGAGTACACTGTGCTGAGAATGGCCCTTGAAAAGAATGACAGAAAATCTGTAAGAAATCTTTTAGCGACAGGACGAGTCGATCCTAGGAAAGGTAGCTCATGTGGTCATACATATCCAGAACTACTTGCAATAAATCAGCTTCAACCACAACCACAAAATTACGATGGCTCAGCTCTTCAAATGGTGACTCAGTTCGCAAAATGTATGGAGAGTAGCAAATGCAGTATTTGCCCGCCTTTCACTTCTTATTGCTTGCGAGATACCCTCCATAAAATCTTGAAGAATCGTGATCAAGTTTCAATCCCTAAAATAGTAGATTGTATTAAAGAGAACATGTTGCCTCTTCCAGCAAACCCAGACAAGATTCATGATTTGCTTGTGGATATTCAAAGCttgtcagacgagtttaacatATGTACTAATGAATTAGGGGAACTTCAAGTTCAAAGAAGAGACACAGCTTTAA gaTATGAGAGCTATCCAGTGAGCCTGCTACAACCATTTCCTATGCCGTCTGGATTTGTCATAGCTAATGAAACTATATCAG TTCTTGAGTTACCTACCATGGGCGATGGGGATGGAGAGACACTACCTGATCCATTAGAGCACCCTCCTGATGACGCTGAAGTGGGAGCGGACCTCAGAGCAGCTGCAATAAGTCGACAAGAAGCCCCCACTG TTGATTCATTTGAAGGACGATTGCTGCAAACCTTCCAAAGTGGAGAATTTTACCAAGCCATTGAGATTCTATCTAAAGCTGAATATCAGTCCATTGATCTGAGGAGTGTGTCTGATGCAGATGGTAAAACACTCCTTCATCTTGCATGTCGCAAAGGCGGAGTAGACTGGAAGAGCATTGTGTGTAGCCTCATCGATAAACACCATTGCGATGTTGCAGCAATGGATGAAGATGGGAACACGCCCCTTCATGAAGCATATCAATATGTCAATCTCTCAATAGTAGAGTACCTCCTTAGTTTACCGACTTGTAATCCTGATACCATAAACAAACAGGAGTACACTGTACTGAGAATGGCCCTTGAGTTAAATGACAAAAGGACTGTGAGAGATCTTCTAGCGACAGGACAAGTCGATCCTAGAAAAGGTAGCTCACGTGGTCATACATATCCAGAACTACTTGCAATGAATCAGCTTCAACCACACAATTACGATGGCTCAGCTCTTCAAATGGTGACCCAGTTTTCAGAGTGCATGGAGAGTAGCAAATGCAGTATTTGCCCGCCTTTCACTTCTTATTGCTTGCATGATACACTCCACAAGATCTTGAAGAATCGTGATCAAGTTTCAATCACTGAAATAGTGAATTGTATTAAAGAGAACATGTTACCTCTTCCAGCAAACTCAGACAAGATTCATGATTTGCTTATGCATATTCAAAGCTTGTCAGACGAGTTTGACATACGTACTGACGAATTAGGGGAACTTCAAGTTCAAAGAAGAGATACGGCTTTAA gatATGAGAGAAATCTGCTACAACCATTTCCTATGCCGTCTGGATATGTCATGGCTGATCAAACTACATCAG ACATTCTTGAGTTACCTACCACGGACGATGGAAAGACACTACCTGATCCATTAGAACACCCTCCCGATGACGCTGAAGTGGGAGCGGACCTCAGAGCAGCTGCAACAAGTCGACAGAAAGCACCTTCTG TTGATTCATTGCTGCAAACCTTCCAAAGTGGAGAATTTGAGCAAGTCATTGAACTTCTATCGCAGGCTGAAAGTCAGTCCATTGATCTGAGAGGTGTGTCTGATGCAGACGGCAAAACTCTCCTTCATCTTGCATGTCGCAAAAACTGGGTGGAATGGCACCACATCGTGTGTAGCCTCGTCGATAAACACCATTGCGATGTCGCAGCAGTGGATGAAGATGGGAACACACCCCTTCACGAGGCATATCAATGTGGCAATCTCTTATCAGTAGAGTACCTACTTAGTATACCGACTTCTAATCCTGATGCAATCAACAAACACGAGTACACTGTACTGAGAATGAGCCTAGAGGCAGATGACAGAAAAACTGTAAGAGATCTTTTAGCGACAGGACGAGTCGATCCTAGAAAAGGTAGCTCACGTGGTCATACATATCCAGAACTACTTGCAATGAATCAGCTTCAACCACAAGATTATGATGGCTCAGCTCTTCAAATGGTGACCCAGTTTTCAGAGTGCATGGAGAGTAGCAAATGCAGTATTTGCCCCCCTTTCACTTCTTACTGCTTGCGTGACACCCTCCATAAAATCTTAAAGAATCGTAATCAAGTTTCAATCACTGGAATAGTGAATTATATTAAGAAGAACTTGTTACCTCTTCCAGTAATCCCAGATGAAATTCATGGTTTACTTCTTGCCTTGTCAGACGAGTTTGACATGTGTGGGGAGCCTACTAACAATTTTGGAGGAATTCAAGTCAAAAAGAAAG GAGCTAGATCTGCAGCAGCACACTTTCAACATGATATTCAACAGCAGAGGGCAGGGCAATCTCCTGGGAATTTCGAATTGCTTGCAGCTAGCAGCTTCACTGAAGTTGAGGTGCCAGCTGCAGCCAAAAATATCACTGAAGATGAAGAAACACCTGACTACCACTCCGATGCAAGTGACGCAGTGCCCCTTTTGCAACAATCACATACAGAG GTGCAGAAATCAACACGAAGTTGTAATATAGATGAGTCCGACGTTTACTGTGCATATACAATGTGCTTATTTTGTTACTTTTGTTGGTTTGTTGTCTTCTTGATTCTCGGAATATGTGGTGCAGTATTGTACAATGGCTATTCATTTGTTGGTACTACTGATGTGGTACAAATTCACCGGCAATCTGTGCCACTAATTGCTATTCATAATTTATCAGCTAATTTCATTCGGCTCACAGAGATCAATGAAACAGACTTAGTCCCCATTAGCTTCTACATGTTAAACGATTGCTCTTCTAAAGATGTATTTATAGACATTAAGATCAATGAGATTGTGACTGTAAGCTTTGACTCTTCGACTGACAAGAGCAAGGCTGTTACTGAGTGGTATCTCCTTGGAAACACTACACTTACTGTAGATATCACCACTGTTGTCATTTCTAACTTTTCAACCAATCATTGTATTGCGTTTTTTCTTGTTTTCGACAGTGTCAACAAGTTCTCAAACTTCATTTCAAGTTCTTCTTTAGATAAAGAATTCTATTACAAAGAATGTATTGCAAATGAAAAATCACAAACGATGAATATAACATTCAACAAACCATCATACTACTATATTGGTTTGTACACAGACATTCCCACTGAAGCTACTACTTTCTCTTTACACTTTCTCGGGACATATCTTCAATATGAAATTTCAAACGGGAACGCTGTCTGTACTATAGACTCTCTTGATAATTTAAATTGTGATTTTTCTCCAAATATACTAAATACCAACCAGCAAAGTTGTATTGTTGGTTCTGTTCCACCTATATATACTGATACACAATTTGGAGTAAAAAGAGCAACTGTAGCCCTTTACACTGCTGCTAACTCAGACGCAGCAATAGATGCGTATTTTTTTATTCCTCTGTTATTGTCTGTTTTCTCATTTTGTACTGTGACTATATGTTTTTGTTCCAAATTTTTTTATGATAGTTAG
- the LOC135345379 gene encoding uncharacterized protein LOC135345379 isoform X2: MSESAEYKAFKDCHSSLITCIKQSPKDICDHLLPFEILAPNDRDYLKNDTHDDGDKARRILDAVLLQMENSPLVFHSFVSALEKAGSFTKAGVQRLKDALQRRNQEQCDQSQRIEESGYESYPINLLQPFPMPFGFVMADETISEHPPDDAEVGADLRAAATSRQEAPTVDTFEGRLLQTFQSREFEQAIELLSQAESQYIDLRGVSDADGKTLLHLACRNDWMDWHGIVCSLIDKHHCDVTAVDEDGNTPLHEAYQCGNLLSVKYLLSLPTCNPDAVNKHEYTVLRMALEKNDRKSVRNLLATGRVDPRKGSSCGHTYPELLAINQLQPQPQNYDGSALQMVTQFAKCMESSKCSICPPFTSYCLRDTLHKILKNRDQVSIPKIVDCIKENMLPLPANPDKIHDLLVDIQSLSDEFNICTNELGELQVQRRDTALRYESYPVSLLQPFPMPSGFVIANETISVLELPTMGDGDGETLPDPLEHPPDDAEVGADLRAAAISRQEAPTVDSFEGRLLQTFQSGEFYQAIEILSKAEYQSIDLRSVSDADGKTLLHLACRKGGVDWKSIVCSLIDKHHCDVAAMDEDGNTPLHEAYQYVNLSIVEYLLSLPTCNPDTINKQEYTVLRMALELNDKRTVRDLLATGQVDPRKGSSRGHTYPELLAMNQLQPHNYDGSALQMVTQFSECMESSKCSICPPFTSYCLHDTLHKILKNRDQVSITEIVNCIKENMLPLPANSDKIHDLLMHIQSLSDEFDIRTDELGELQVQRRDTALRYERNLLQPFPMPSGYVMADQTTSDILELPTTDDGKTLPDPLEHPPDDAEVGADLRAAATSRQKAPSVDSLLQTFQSGEFEQVIELLSQAESQSIDLRGVSDADGKTLLHLACRKNWVEWHHIVCSLVDKHHCDVAAVDEDGNTPLHEAYQCGNLLSVEYLLSIPTSNPDAINKHEYTVLRMSLEADDRKTVRDLLATGRVDPRKGSSRGHTYPELLAMNQLQPQDYDGSALQMVTQFSECMESSKCSICPPFTSYCLRDTLHKILKNRNQVSITGIVNYIKKNLLPLPVIPDEIHGLLLALSDEFDMCGEPTNNFGGIQVKKKGARSAAAHFQHDIQQQRAGQSPGNFELLAASSFTEVEVPAAAKNITEDEETPDYHSDASDAVPLLQQSHTEVQKSTRSCNIDESDVYCAYTMCLFCYFCWFVVFLILGICGAVLYNGYSFVGTTDVVQIHRQSVPLIAIHNLSANFIRLTEINETDLVPISFYMLNDCSSKDVFIDIKINEIVTVSFDSSTDKSKAVTEWYLLGNTTLTVDITTVVISNFSTNHCIAFFLVFDSVNKFSNFISSSSLDKEFYYKECIANEKSQTMNITFNKPSYYYIGLYTDIPTEATTFSLHFLGTYLQYEISNGNAVCTIDSLDNLNCDFSPNILNTNQQSCIVGSVPPIYTDTQFGVKRATVALYTAANSDAAIDAYFFIPLLLSVFSFCTVTICFCSKFFYDS; encoded by the exons ATGTCTGAGTCAGCTGAGTACAAAGCATTCAAGGACTGTCACAGCAGTCTTATTACTTGCATCAAGCAGTCTCCCAAAGATATCTGTGATCATTTACTCCCTTTTGAGATTCTAGCACCAAACGATCGAGATTATCTCAAGAATGACACTCATGATGATGGTGACAAAGCACGACGAATACTTGATGCTGTACTGCTCCAGATGGAAAATAGTCCACTGGTTTTTCATTCATTCGTTAGTGCTCTTGAAAAAGCTGGTAGTTTTACGAAGGCTGGTGTACAAAGACTCAAGGATGCATTACAGAGACGAAATCAAGAACAGTGCGATCAAAGTCAAAGAATAGAAGAGAGTG GATATGAGAGCTATCCAATAAACCTGCTACAACCATTTCCTATGCCGTTTGGATTTGTCATGGCTGACGAAACTATATCAG AGCACCCTCCTGATGACGCTGAAGTAGGAGCAGACCTCAGAGCAGCTGCAACAAGTCGACAAGAAGCCCCTACTG TTGATACATTTGAAGGACGATTGCTACAAACCTTCCAAAGTAGAGAATTTGAACAAGCCATTGAGCTTCTATCTCAGGCTGAAAGTCAGTACATTGATCTGAGAGGTGTGTCTGATGCAGATGGCAAAACTCTCCTTCATCTTGCATGTCGTAATGACTGGATGGACTGGCATGGCATTGTGTGTAGCCTCATCGATAAACACCATTGCGATGTCACAGCAGTAGATGAAGATGGGAACACACCTCTTCATGAGGCATATCAATGTGGCAATCTCTTATCAGTAAAGTATCTGCTTAGCTTACCGACTTGTAATCCTGATGCAGTCAACAAGCACGAGTACACTGTGCTGAGAATGGCCCTTGAAAAGAATGACAGAAAATCTGTAAGAAATCTTTTAGCGACAGGACGAGTCGATCCTAGGAAAGGTAGCTCATGTGGTCATACATATCCAGAACTACTTGCAATAAATCAGCTTCAACCACAACCACAAAATTACGATGGCTCAGCTCTTCAAATGGTGACTCAGTTCGCAAAATGTATGGAGAGTAGCAAATGCAGTATTTGCCCGCCTTTCACTTCTTATTGCTTGCGAGATACCCTCCATAAAATCTTGAAGAATCGTGATCAAGTTTCAATCCCTAAAATAGTAGATTGTATTAAAGAGAACATGTTGCCTCTTCCAGCAAACCCAGACAAGATTCATGATTTGCTTGTGGATATTCAAAGCttgtcagacgagtttaacatATGTACTAATGAATTAGGGGAACTTCAAGTTCAAAGAAGAGACACAGCTTTAA gaTATGAGAGCTATCCAGTGAGCCTGCTACAACCATTTCCTATGCCGTCTGGATTTGTCATAGCTAATGAAACTATATCAG TTCTTGAGTTACCTACCATGGGCGATGGGGATGGAGAGACACTACCTGATCCATTAGAGCACCCTCCTGATGACGCTGAAGTGGGAGCGGACCTCAGAGCAGCTGCAATAAGTCGACAAGAAGCCCCCACTG TTGATTCATTTGAAGGACGATTGCTGCAAACCTTCCAAAGTGGAGAATTTTACCAAGCCATTGAGATTCTATCTAAAGCTGAATATCAGTCCATTGATCTGAGGAGTGTGTCTGATGCAGATGGTAAAACACTCCTTCATCTTGCATGTCGCAAAGGCGGAGTAGACTGGAAGAGCATTGTGTGTAGCCTCATCGATAAACACCATTGCGATGTTGCAGCAATGGATGAAGATGGGAACACGCCCCTTCATGAAGCATATCAATATGTCAATCTCTCAATAGTAGAGTACCTCCTTAGTTTACCGACTTGTAATCCTGATACCATAAACAAACAGGAGTACACTGTACTGAGAATGGCCCTTGAGTTAAATGACAAAAGGACTGTGAGAGATCTTCTAGCGACAGGACAAGTCGATCCTAGAAAAGGTAGCTCACGTGGTCATACATATCCAGAACTACTTGCAATGAATCAGCTTCAACCACACAATTACGATGGCTCAGCTCTTCAAATGGTGACCCAGTTTTCAGAGTGCATGGAGAGTAGCAAATGCAGTATTTGCCCGCCTTTCACTTCTTATTGCTTGCATGATACACTCCACAAGATCTTGAAGAATCGTGATCAAGTTTCAATCACTGAAATAGTGAATTGTATTAAAGAGAACATGTTACCTCTTCCAGCAAACTCAGACAAGATTCATGATTTGCTTATGCATATTCAAAGCTTGTCAGACGAGTTTGACATACGTACTGACGAATTAGGGGAACTTCAAGTTCAAAGAAGAGATACGGCTTTAA gatATGAGAGAAATCTGCTACAACCATTTCCTATGCCGTCTGGATATGTCATGGCTGATCAAACTACATCAG ACATTCTTGAGTTACCTACCACGGACGATGGAAAGACACTACCTGATCCATTAGAACACCCTCCCGATGACGCTGAAGTGGGAGCGGACCTCAGAGCAGCTGCAACAAGTCGACAGAAAGCACCTTCTG TTGATTCATTGCTGCAAACCTTCCAAAGTGGAGAATTTGAGCAAGTCATTGAACTTCTATCGCAGGCTGAAAGTCAGTCCATTGATCTGAGAGGTGTGTCTGATGCAGACGGCAAAACTCTCCTTCATCTTGCATGTCGCAAAAACTGGGTGGAATGGCACCACATCGTGTGTAGCCTCGTCGATAAACACCATTGCGATGTCGCAGCAGTGGATGAAGATGGGAACACACCCCTTCACGAGGCATATCAATGTGGCAATCTCTTATCAGTAGAGTACCTACTTAGTATACCGACTTCTAATCCTGATGCAATCAACAAACACGAGTACACTGTACTGAGAATGAGCCTAGAGGCAGATGACAGAAAAACTGTAAGAGATCTTTTAGCGACAGGACGAGTCGATCCTAGAAAAGGTAGCTCACGTGGTCATACATATCCAGAACTACTTGCAATGAATCAGCTTCAACCACAAGATTATGATGGCTCAGCTCTTCAAATGGTGACCCAGTTTTCAGAGTGCATGGAGAGTAGCAAATGCAGTATTTGCCCCCCTTTCACTTCTTACTGCTTGCGTGACACCCTCCATAAAATCTTAAAGAATCGTAATCAAGTTTCAATCACTGGAATAGTGAATTATATTAAGAAGAACTTGTTACCTCTTCCAGTAATCCCAGATGAAATTCATGGTTTACTTCTTGCCTTGTCAGACGAGTTTGACATGTGTGGGGAGCCTACTAACAATTTTGGAGGAATTCAAGTCAAAAAGAAAG GAGCTAGATCTGCAGCAGCACACTTTCAACATGATATTCAACAGCAGAGGGCAGGGCAATCTCCTGGGAATTTCGAATTGCTTGCAGCTAGCAGCTTCACTGAAGTTGAGGTGCCAGCTGCAGCCAAAAATATCACTGAAGATGAAGAAACACCTGACTACCACTCCGATGCAAGTGACGCAGTGCCCCTTTTGCAACAATCACATACAGAG GTGCAGAAATCAACACGAAGTTGTAATATAGATGAGTCCGACGTTTACTGTGCATATACAATGTGCTTATTTTGTTACTTTTGTTGGTTTGTTGTCTTCTTGATTCTCGGAATATGTGGTGCAGTATTGTACAATGGCTATTCATTTGTTGGTACTACTGATGTGGTACAAATTCACCGGCAATCTGTGCCACTAATTGCTATTCATAATTTATCAGCTAATTTCATTCGGCTCACAGAGATCAATGAAACAGACTTAGTCCCCATTAGCTTCTACATGTTAAACGATTGCTCTTCTAAAGATGTATTTATAGACATTAAGATCAATGAGATTGTGACTGTAAGCTTTGACTCTTCGACTGACAAGAGCAAGGCTGTTACTGAGTGGTATCTCCTTGGAAACACTACACTTACTGTAGATATCACCACTGTTGTCATTTCTAACTTTTCAACCAATCATTGTATTGCGTTTTTTCTTGTTTTCGACAGTGTCAACAAGTTCTCAAACTTCATTTCAAGTTCTTCTTTAGATAAAGAATTCTATTACAAAGAATGTATTGCAAATGAAAAATCACAAACGATGAATATAACATTCAACAAACCATCATACTACTATATTGGTTTGTACACAGACATTCCCACTGAAGCTACTACTTTCTCTTTACACTTTCTCGGGACATATCTTCAATATGAAATTTCAAACGGGAACGCTGTCTGTACTATAGACTCTCTTGATAATTTAAATTGTGATTTTTCTCCAAATATACTAAATACCAACCAGCAAAGTTGTATTGTTGGTTCTGTTCCACCTATATATACTGATACACAATTTGGAGTAAAAAGAGCAACTGTAGCCCTTTACACTGCTGCTAACTCAGACGCAGCAATAGATGCGTATTTTTTTATTCCTCTGTTATTGTCTGTTTTCTCATTTTGTACTGTGACTATATGTTTTTGTTCCAAATTTTTTTATGATAGTTAG